The Candidatus Zixiibacteriota bacterium genome segment ACACCTTCGTCGTGATACGATTCGGACAGGTAGAGATCGGCAACTTGATAGGCGAGTGTCCAGGCTACGGCCTTATCGGAATTGGCGAGAACGATCACGGTGAACTGTTGGTCGGGGAACCGCAAGATTTCCGAGCGGAAGCCAAAGTAAGCGCCGCCGTGAAATACAACGGGGAGGCCGTGGTGTTGACCCAGCCGCAGACCAAGGCCCCAGGGAATTGTATCGCCGGAGTTGAGCACGAACGGCTCCTGCAGGCGGCGCAAGAGCAGCTGTGACTTGCGGCCGAGTTGGTTGTCGTAGAAGTTGCGATCCCAGCGTGCGAGATCGGCGAGAGTGCTGAGAATGCCGCCATCACCGTTGTTGGTAGCGATCGAGACGCCCTGCCAGTAGCCGCCGGAGGGAAGACTGCCGTAGCTGGCGGCGCGATGGGGAATGATGACAGAGGCGTCTTCGACGAAACGGGTGTGCGTCATGCCAAGGGGTTCGAAGATTCGTTCACGTGCGAACTCCGCGAGCGACTGGCCGGAGACGCGGTTCACGATTTCCGCCAGCAGGATGAAGCCGGAGTTGGAGTACATCTGCATTTCACCGGGACGAAAATTCAGTTCGGGCTGACGGCAGATCAAATCGAGGTAGTAACGATTCGGGTACTGGTTACCGACGAAGACGCCCTTGAGCATCATCAGCTCGAAGTAGTCGCGGATGCCGCTGGTGTGGGTGAGCAGATGGCGCAACGTGATCGGCCAGGGATAGGCAGGCAATTCGGGGATGTACTTGTGCACGTCGTCGTCGATGGAGAGCTTGCCCTCTTCTTCGAGCAAGAGAATGGCCGTGGCCGTGAACTGCTTGGCATTGGAGCCGATGTCAAAGACGGTCTCGATCGTATTCGGCACGTCATGTTCGAGGTTGGCCAGTCCGAAGGCGTTGCTGTAGACGATGCGGTGGCTGTCAATGACCGCGACGGCGCAGCCGGGTGAACCGGGCAAGGTGAACGGAGCGAAGATCGAATCGACCTGCTGCGGGGCGACGCCGGCGGCAGTGGTTGCGCCGGCAGCGAGCGTGAGAGCGGCCAGGACGACCAAACGAGAAACTAATGCGGTAACATTGCGGGGGAGGATCATCAAGCGTCTCCTAAACATTAGTAAGTACTTACTATAATTATAGGAATATACGCCGCCGGGGCATTTGAGGTTTCGCCGGATCGCGAATTTCCGGAACGGTGGAGCAAGGCGGAGCGGGCCGGAAGCTATTCGGGTTTGCGGGCCAGGTCGACCGCGATCCAGAATTCTTTTTTCTCGGCGTCGCGACGCATTTGCGGCGGCCGTCCGCCAGTCATCCCGCCGCCGCCAAAGCCGCCGGGCGGCATGCCGCCCATGCGGGGTTCGCCGTCGCGTTCCTTGAAGCGTTCTTTCATCTGGGCTTTGTCAGCGTCAGAGACATAGCCGATGTGGATTCCCAGCGCGAGGTTGCCGGGTTCGGTCAGCCGCAGCGAGTAGCGGCCGGAGTCGGCAGTGATCGGGATCAGAAATTCGCAGCTGTAAACGTCATTGCCGAACGCGGTGGCGGCGGCCGGTCCTTGCTCGCCCGCGGCAGGAATCTCTCGGGTCTGTTTGTTGTCGAAGACTTCGATAATCTTGCGAAGCCGCGCCTGCTCTTCCCGGATTTCCTCGCGGCCTTCCGGCATTTGCGGTGGACGCGCGTCGCCGGCACGTTCGCGTTGGTCCATGCGCGCCTTGGCCATGCCGCCACGGTAGCGCAGGCCGTACTGCATCTTCTTCTTGCCGTCGGGACTGATCCAGACAGTCACGCCGCGCCGTTCCATCTGGCGGATGGTGGCTTCATCGCGGGAGAGGACAATCAGGTAGAGGTTGTCGGCATCGTTCATAATGCCGAGGGCCGAGTTGTCGTTGTCGAAGTACTGAAAGACGATCCCGCGCCATTCGTCGGCATCGCCATCGACAACGATCGGCGCGGGCGACCAACGGGACGCAAGGTGTTCGTCAGCCAGAGCCGGTTGGAGCAAGCCTACGGTGGCCAGAAGCAGGGGCAGCACAGCACGCAGCATTGGCATTTTCCTTTCATTTAGCGCCGCAAGTCGGCACCGGAGATTTCTGACTGGTTGGACAAGGTCGGCAGGGGCCGGCTTGCGAAGAATATGAAGTCGGGCTCAGGCGTCGGAGTGATCGTCCCGCAGGATGGTTGCCAGTTCGACCAGGCGTTCGAGGCGCTGGAAGACGTAATCGCGGGATAGCTGTTGTGGATCCTCGATCATGGTGGAGTGGCGCAGTCCGCCGGGGTGAGCCTGCAAATACTCGAAGGGCAGGAGCTGGACGATCAGGGCGCGGACGTCAGGGCGGGCGAGCGCCGGCGAAGCGCGGTGATCGGGAAGGTCGATATTGAAGAGGTGGTCGAACTCTTTGTCGCCGGTTTCATGTTCCCAATGCAGTTTGAGCGCTTTGCGGACGCGGTCGAAAATCCCCTCGGGGCGAATCCGAAAGTTGCCGGGCGTATGGGAGCGGGTGCGGAGAACTAGGTATTCCACCGTTCGTTCGTCGGGGAGGGACACCTGTCCGTCGAGCGCCATTTCGCTGATCTCGACCTTCAGCGGAACTCCCGAGATTTCGCATTGAAAGGCGGGATAGACGAAGTAGGACGGTTCAACGGAATAGCCACGCTGCAGGCTCGAATCGAGGCGGCGATCGGATTTGGGTTCGATGATCTCGCCGCCGAAGTGCGCCCGGAGTTCACGCAGCAAGACGGCGTGTTCTTTGGCCCACAATCTTTCGAAGGTCATGGAGAAAAATGAGGGTGATTCGGAGCGCCATGTCAAGGAATTCTCGATGGGGTCGAAGCGGCTGAGGCGCGGGGAAATTTGCGGTTGACAGTCACTTGGAGTTGCGATAGTTTATCCACTTAATCCACTTTTAGGGCCACGGCCCGAACGGCGCGCCCGCGGCGCGATTGTCTGCGCGCTAGGGGCGCCGGCGACACACAACTTGAGGAGGGTGTCATGCAAAACGTCCGTCTCATTGCCGGTTGGCTGCTCCTTTGTGCGATGTTGGCAGCGCCGGCGGTGCTGGTGGCGCAGTCACTGGAGAACCTGGTCGCGGTGTGCGGTTGCGGCAAGGTATTCACGGTAAGTGCGTCGACCCAGTATTTGACCGTTGGGGGGAAGCAGTATGCCTGCTGCAGCAAGACCTGCCACGAGATGGCCATGAAGGATCCGGCAGCGGCGGTGGCCAAATGGACAGCCGCTGAGAGCCAGGTCTTGGCGGGCCGGAAGTCCCGCGAGCAGATTTACAAGGAAATCGAAGAGATGTTCGGCCTGGTGCCGTCGATGTTCAAGGCGGTACCGGACGAGTCGCTGCAGATGGAATGGGAGTTATTCAAACAGGTACAGATGGCGCCGGGGGCGATTCCGAACAAGTATCGGGAGCTATTGGGGATCGCGGTGGCCGCCGCCACGAAGTGCCAATACTGCATCTACTATCACACGGAAGTTGCCAAGCTGAACGGCGCCACCCAAGCGGAGATCGAGGACGCCTTGCACTACGCCAAGTCCTCGGCGGGCTGGAGCACCTACATCAATGGGCTGCAGATCGGCCTGGAGCAATTCAAGCGCGAGATCGATCAGGCCTGTCAGTATGTGAAGAGCCAGCAGACCAACACGACGGCGGCGCAGCATTAGAGGACAATGCTGACCGGCATCCGGCGGGCGCCGGATGCCGGTGTCAGCGCCGCTTCAAAGGGGACGGTCGCGCGTCAACTGCAAGCCGCGCAGGGGACCGAACCACCGGAAAAGATATAGTTTATCAAATAGACGGCATCGCTGATATTGATGGCGCCGCTGCAATCGCAGTCGCCGGCGGCGGGAGGAACGGGCGCCGGACCGCCGCCGAAAATGTAGCCGATGAGATAGACGGCATCGGAAATCGACACCAGGTCGTCGTCATTGGCGTCACCGCAGAGATACGACGGTCCGCTCACGCAGTCAAAGGTGGTGACGGTAACGCCGTCAATCCCGGCCTCGACCACGCTCTGGGTGTTGGCGTCGTTGGCGGTGAAGCGGACCTTCATGTTCGCAGTCAGGCCGAGACCTGCCGCTGCGATCTGACTTGAAGTGATCTTGTTCCAAACCCACTCGCGGCCGGTGTCGGAAAAGTGCAGGGCGAGCTGTGCCCAGTTGGCGGACTGGCCGTCGTTCATCTCTACGAGCAGGCGATCAACGTTTCCGGCGGTGTTGGTCAAGGTTAGAAAGTAATAGTATGAGACCGACCCTTGCGGGGTCAGGTCGAAGGCGGGCGAGGTGAGGCGGACGGCGCCGTTGTCGACGTCGCTGTTGCCCATGATGTTTTGCGTCAGATAGCAACTGCCGCTGCCGTCGGCATCGGTCGCGGGGGTGTACTCCCAACTGGGATCATTCACGGGCACGCCGCGCTGCCAGGCGCCGGCGGTGGCGCCGATAACCTCCGCCGTCCAGCCGAGATCGGTCTGGAAGTTGTCGGCGAAGGTAACGGCTGTCTCGGTGACCGTCACGGGCTGATACGGCGCGAGTGCGGAGCGGTCAGAGACTTGGCCGATGCTGGTTTCCTCGATGGTCACATAGAACCGCAGGGTGTCGCCGCAGGCGAGGGCCGGCAAGGTCAATTGGTACTCGCCCAGAGCCAGTTCGGTGAGCGGTGTCTCGATGTAGGCACTTGAATTGATCGAGCAGTGGAGCCGGCCACTGCCGGGAACGGCCGCGGCGTTATTCTTGCTCACGAGTGTCAGGCCGATGGTGGTGTCTTTGCCGGCGAAGAGATATTCCGGAGCGCCGGGAGCGTAGACGAATTCGAAGGCCGGCGCCGAAACATTGAGCATCCCAGCGTACACGGTTGCCAGCGACGCTTTGACCATCTTGGTCATATAGCTGAAATTCATGTAGGTGGTGCTGTCAGTGCTGGAATGATACTCGGTTGAGAAGATGTACTCGTGCACGAAGGTCGCCGTGTAGCCGTTATTGACGAAGCCAGCGTGATCGGAGTTGTTGGCGACGCCGGCGAAGGTCGCGCTGATGCCGAGAAGAGAGTCCGCCAGTTGCGTCCAGAGATTGGTCAGACTCAGATCGGGACCGCTGTAGAGGTTGGCCTGATTCGAATTCTCATAGTGCGCAATCATGTCCATGTTCAGCATGAAATCGATGCTGTCGCCACGAGTGCCGGCGGCGTCGGCGAAGTGATTGGATCCGTACAGGCCCTGCTCTTCAGCATCGAAGGCGATAAAGACGATCGAGACATAGGACTCGATGCCGGCGAGTACGCGCGCGATTTCGAGGGTGCCGGCAGTCCCCGAGCCATTATCGTCCGCGCCCGGCGAGCTGGGAACGGCGTCCTGGTGTCCGCCGACGACGATGTAGCGATTGGGGAAGCGGGTGCCGAGTTTGACGGCGACAACGTTGCGGACGACCTTAGGAAGTCCATAGATCGTGGTTGTGAAGGTATCGTAGAAGACGGAGTCGTATCCGAACGACTGGAACTTGGCGCGCGTCCAGACCTGGGCGGCGAAGTTGGAGTCGGTGCCGGTGACGCGCTGGCCGAAGGCCTGCAGGCGGTTGACGTAGGCCTGCAAGGAGTCCTGGCGCACAAGGGCGATGAGTGAATCGAGATCGACGCCGGCAGCAATGGCTTTACGGTTGATCGGGCGGGTCTCGGTATAGCTGATCGCGACGCGCAGGACGGTGGCCGGCGCGAGGTCAAGCTGAACGCGCGAAGATGCCAGAAGATTGGCCGGCACGCGGTAGAGACGGACGGCGCCGTCCTCGAAGAGGAGCGGGTACTGGATGGCGTTTTTGCGATCACCACGGAGATCGAAGGCCAGCTCGGAGACTGAAATGTTTTTGGCGATAAGTTCGGCGCCATGCTCATCGGTCAAAGCGGCGGCGGCCGGAGCGTCGGCAAGGATGAGGTAACCGTCAAGCAAACGACTGATCGGCTGGAGATCGAGTCGGTTGAAGTGATCGGCGGCAGCCGGGCTGTTGACGCGAATGCGGTAAAGGTCGGCCGCATGAACCGCCGATGCGACGAGGATCGAGAGCAAGAGGACTTTAAGAGTGAACTTCATGGGGAGGCTCCTGGGCTATGGCGAACGGAATCATTGCGTTTTTGAAGTAGACAGAGCGAACGATCCCGCGCACGGGCCGGGTCGGATCGCAGATTCGTTAAATCGGCTGAAATATACGAAAATCGCCCAAAAAGGCAATGAATAGTTGGCCGCCCGCTGGCGCTTCGGGGAGCGCGTTGCGCTCGTCAGGAGGTCTCGGACTAATGATGAGTTAAGTGGATAGTATAAGAGAGCGGCCTCAAATGCAGGCAGAACTCGAGGCCGCTCATGGTGAGTTGTACTGTTATTCGCCGGAATGAGAGTCGGCGGCGCCTTCGTGGTGGTGACCGCTTTCGGCGGCGATCGCAGCATGCACGTTTTCGATATAGTGCATGTAGTCAACATAGGCCGCGACAAACTTGCGGCCGGCTTCGACGCTCCTGTCCTTGTCGGCTCTCGCCTTCATCATGGCAGCATACTTCTCCTGAATCACTGCGCCGAAATGGGCGTTGATTTTGGCAATCATATCATCCGCAGAGCCCTGGATGATGGTGTTGTCGGCCATGACGACGATCGGCTCGGCCGGTTCATCCTTGAGGCCGGTATAG includes the following:
- a CDS encoding carboxymuconolactone decarboxylase family protein, whose amino-acid sequence is MQNVRLIAGWLLLCAMLAAPAVLVAQSLENLVAVCGCGKVFTVSASTQYLTVGGKQYACCSKTCHEMAMKDPAAAVAKWTAAESQVLAGRKSREQIYKEIEEMFGLVPSMFKAVPDESLQMEWELFKQVQMAPGAIPNKYRELLGIAVAAATKCQYCIYYHTEVAKLNGATQAEIEDALHYAKSSAGWSTYINGLQIGLEQFKREIDQACQYVKSQQTNTTAAQH
- a CDS encoding beta-lactamase family protein, whose protein sequence is MILPRNVTALVSRLVVLAALTLAAGATTAAGVAPQQVDSIFAPFTLPGSPGCAVAVIDSHRIVYSNAFGLANLEHDVPNTIETVFDIGSNAKQFTATAILLLEEEGKLSIDDDVHKYIPELPAYPWPITLRHLLTHTSGIRDYFELMMLKGVFVGNQYPNRYYLDLICRQPELNFRPGEMQMYSNSGFILLAEIVNRVSGQSLAEFARERIFEPLGMTHTRFVEDASVIIPHRAASYGSLPSGGYWQGVSIATNNGDGGILSTLADLARWDRNFYDNQLGRKSQLLLRRLQEPFVLNSGDTIPWGLGLRLGQHHGLPVVFHGGAYFGFRSEILRFPDQQFTVIVLANSDKAVAWTLAYQVADLYLSESYHDEGVDAATPPSYQPDPRALADKAGRYRNPISGIIWTVTPTDTTLEIATSTGFAFQLLPTGADQFISVGIPQQASVRFERDSGNAWAAIFTSPGQAPARLSSIPQRTQNPSLETYVGKYHCRELEMTISLLMSGEVLSMRSDDADLDYRLTQLLPDEFSAANGGYLLHFIRGEHDQIAALAISSQRVKNLRFDRIAG
- a CDS encoding M28 family peptidase — protein: MKFTLKVLLLSILVASAVHAADLYRIRVNSPAAADHFNRLDLQPISRLLDGYLILADAPAAAALTDEHGAELIAKNISVSELAFDLRGDRKNAIQYPLLFEDGAVRLYRVPANLLASSRVQLDLAPATVLRVAISYTETRPINRKAIAAGVDLDSLIALVRQDSLQAYVNRLQAFGQRVTGTDSNFAAQVWTRAKFQSFGYDSVFYDTFTTTIYGLPKVVRNVVAVKLGTRFPNRYIVVGGHQDAVPSSPGADDNGSGTAGTLEIARVLAGIESYVSIVFIAFDAEEQGLYGSNHFADAAGTRGDSIDFMLNMDMIAHYENSNQANLYSGPDLSLTNLWTQLADSLLGISATFAGVANNSDHAGFVNNGYTATFVHEYIFSTEYHSSTDSTTYMNFSYMTKMVKASLATVYAGMLNVSAPAFEFVYAPGAPEYLFAGKDTTIGLTLVSKNNAAAVPGSGRLHCSINSSAYIETPLTELALGEYQLTLPALACGDTLRFYVTIEETSIGQVSDRSALAPYQPVTVTETAVTFADNFQTDLGWTAEVIGATAGAWQRGVPVNDPSWEYTPATDADGSGSCYLTQNIMGNSDVDNGAVRLTSPAFDLTPQGSVSYYYFLTLTNTAGNVDRLLVEMNDGQSANWAQLALHFSDTGREWVWNKITSSQIAAAGLGLTANMKVRFTANDANTQSVVEAGIDGVTVTTFDCVSGPSYLCGDANDDDLVSISDAVYLIGYIFGGGPAPVPPAAGDCDCSGAINISDAVYLINYIFSGGSVPCAACS